The Syngnathus typhle isolate RoL2023-S1 ecotype Sweden linkage group LG6, RoL_Styp_1.0, whole genome shotgun sequence genome has a window encoding:
- the LOC133155967 gene encoding uncharacterized protein LOC133155967 isoform X3: MRSWTFTRVIERFCLPPDAKLVYKDATGTEVDEDIFSDLVSQGNVTLSVFSNDEFSDCSLSSPSDYSDSSFSSCASTSTILLDEVPRKKPRLEGPLTAASARKLIEDVLGTSSGGEEVLQEYHTTKTLTDATRRKLVNIIVAHMIDKHGQLPSKAVREEYALGIVTVFPSLKDPYSKKGYEHFYDAASSTGYISWRLKTIQRKIRRGHASTSSPTGFSPGGGGPNVRRSIVVDQQLDGDAYQEAISLLNHTTDSSVIFLKMRETFQNRQKLIHDSDKTQDIFSIFPRFLDTKGLMNQDFTLLFEEEVSNLLLQKWDPFFRDTVIKEAKRLTPTPELRRMLQAAESPGSELDEAPIGLKSMVLSTKVDLLFAVPWRKTCQSFVK; encoded by the exons atgcggagttggacttttacacgag tcatcgagagattttgcctgccacctgacgcaaaattagtgtacaaagatgcaacagggacagaagttgatgaggacattttcagtgaccttgtcagccaaggcaatgtgactctatcagttttctcaaatgacg aattttccgattgctccttgtcctctccatccgattattctgattcaagcttcagttcatgtgcaagtacatcaactatactcctagatgaggttcctaggaagaaaccaagacttgagggcccacttactgcagcatctgctagaaag ttgattgaagatgtccttggtaccagctcaggtggtgaagaggtcctccaagagtatcacacaacaaaaactctaacagatgctaccagaagaaagttggtcaatataatagtggcacacatgattgataaacacgg gcaactccccagcaaagctgttcgagaagagtacgctcttgggatagtgacagtgttcccgtccctcaaagacccatactccaagaaaggctat gaacatttctatgatgctgcaagcagcaccggatacatttcttggcgtctgaaaacgattcagagaaagattcgaagaggacatgcatctacaagtagccccactggcttttccccaggaggag gaggcccaaatgtgcgcaggtccattgttgttgaccagcagcttgatggggatgcataccaggaagccatctccttgctcaaccatacaacagacagttccgtaatttttctgaagatgagagagacctttcagaatcgccaaaaactcatccacgactcagacaaaactcaagatatcttctccatcttcccaagattcctggatacaaagggattg atgaatcaagacttcacactcctgtttgaagaggaggtttccaacctgctgctccagaaatgggatccgttcttcagagatactgtcatcaaagaggccaagcggctcaccccaacacctgagctgcgccgaatgctgcaggccgcagagtctccaggaagtgaacttgatgaggcaccaa ttgggttaaagtcgatggtgttgagtacaaaggtggacttgttgtttgcagttccatggaggaagacatgccagtcttttgtcaaatag
- the LOC133155967 gene encoding uncharacterized protein LOC133155967 isoform X2: MPLGFQQGEPVHQSIVSCAWRGQPSFISLLESGMDAELDFYTRKMLIQVRYCQQQKYVKLDEVDGCFDFVQFHDKEFSDCSLSSPSDYSDSSFSSCASTSTILLDEVPRKKPRLEGPLTAASARKLIEDVLGTSSGGEEVLQEYHTTKTLTDATRRKLVNIIVAHMIDKHGQLPSKAVREEYALGIVTVFPSLKDPYSKKGYEHFYDAASSTGYISWRLKTIQRKIRRGHASTSSPTGFSPGGGGPNVRRSIVVDQQLDGDAYQEAISLLNHTTDSSVIFLKMRETFQNRQKLIHDSDKTQDIFSIFPRFLDTKGLMNQDFTLLFEEEVSNLLLQKWDPFFRDTVIKEAKRLTPTPELRRMLQAAESPGSELDEAPIGLKSMVLSTKVDLLFAVPWRKTCQSFVK; this comes from the exons atgcccctgggctttcagcagggtgaacccgtgcatcaatcaatagtctcctgtgcgtggcgtggtcaaccgtcgtttatttcgctgctggaatcaggaatggatgcggagttggacttttacacgag aaaaatgttgatccaggttcggtattgccaacagcagaagtatgtgaagttggatgaggttgatggatgttttgattttgtgcagttccatgacaaag aattttccgattgctccttgtcctctccatccgattattctgattcaagcttcagttcatgtgcaagtacatcaactatactcctagatgaggttcctaggaagaaaccaagacttgagggcccacttactgcagcatctgctagaaag ttgattgaagatgtccttggtaccagctcaggtggtgaagaggtcctccaagagtatcacacaacaaaaactctaacagatgctaccagaagaaagttggtcaatataatagtggcacacatgattgataaacacgg gcaactccccagcaaagctgttcgagaagagtacgctcttgggatagtgacagtgttcccgtccctcaaagacccatactccaagaaaggctat gaacatttctatgatgctgcaagcagcaccggatacatttcttggcgtctgaaaacgattcagagaaagattcgaagaggacatgcatctacaagtagccccactggcttttccccaggaggag gaggcccaaatgtgcgcaggtccattgttgttgaccagcagcttgatggggatgcataccaggaagccatctccttgctcaaccatacaacagacagttccgtaatttttctgaagatgagagagacctttcagaatcgccaaaaactcatccacgactcagacaaaactcaagatatcttctccatcttcccaagattcctggatacaaagggattg atgaatcaagacttcacactcctgtttgaagaggaggtttccaacctgctgctccagaaatgggatccgttcttcagagatactgtcatcaaagaggccaagcggctcaccccaacacctgagctgcgccgaatgctgcaggccgcagagtctccaggaagtgaacttgatgaggcaccaa ttgggttaaagtcgatggtgttgagtacaaaggtggacttgttgtttgcagttccatggaggaagacatgccagtcttttgtcaaatag
- the LOC133155967 gene encoding uncharacterized protein LOC133155967 isoform X1 — MPLGFQQGEPVHQSIVSCAWRGQPSFISLLESGMDAELDFYTRKMLIQVRYCQQQKYVKLDEVDGCFDFVQFHDKVIERFCLPPDAKLVYKDATGTEVDEDIFSDLVSQGNVTLSVFSNDEFSDCSLSSPSDYSDSSFSSCASTSTILLDEVPRKKPRLEGPLTAASARKLIEDVLGTSSGGEEVLQEYHTTKTLTDATRRKLVNIIVAHMIDKHGQLPSKAVREEYALGIVTVFPSLKDPYSKKGYEHFYDAASSTGYISWRLKTIQRKIRRGHASTSSPTGFSPGGGGPNVRRSIVVDQQLDGDAYQEAISLLNHTTDSSVIFLKMRETFQNRQKLIHDSDKTQDIFSIFPRFLDTKGLMNQDFTLLFEEEVSNLLLQKWDPFFRDTVIKEAKRLTPTPELRRMLQAAESPGSELDEAPIGLKSMVLSTKVDLLFAVPWRKTCQSFVK; from the exons atgcccctgggctttcagcagggtgaacccgtgcatcaatcaatagtctcctgtgcgtggcgtggtcaaccgtcgtttatttcgctgctggaatcaggaatggatgcggagttggacttttacacgag aaaaatgttgatccaggttcggtattgccaacagcagaagtatgtgaagttggatgaggttgatggatgttttgattttgtgcagttccatgacaaag tcatcgagagattttgcctgccacctgacgcaaaattagtgtacaaagatgcaacagggacagaagttgatgaggacattttcagtgaccttgtcagccaaggcaatgtgactctatcagttttctcaaatgacg aattttccgattgctccttgtcctctccatccgattattctgattcaagcttcagttcatgtgcaagtacatcaactatactcctagatgaggttcctaggaagaaaccaagacttgagggcccacttactgcagcatctgctagaaag ttgattgaagatgtccttggtaccagctcaggtggtgaagaggtcctccaagagtatcacacaacaaaaactctaacagatgctaccagaagaaagttggtcaatataatagtggcacacatgattgataaacacgg gcaactccccagcaaagctgttcgagaagagtacgctcttgggatagtgacagtgttcccgtccctcaaagacccatactccaagaaaggctat gaacatttctatgatgctgcaagcagcaccggatacatttcttggcgtctgaaaacgattcagagaaagattcgaagaggacatgcatctacaagtagccccactggcttttccccaggaggag gaggcccaaatgtgcgcaggtccattgttgttgaccagcagcttgatggggatgcataccaggaagccatctccttgctcaaccatacaacagacagttccgtaatttttctgaagatgagagagacctttcagaatcgccaaaaactcatccacgactcagacaaaactcaagatatcttctccatcttcccaagattcctggatacaaagggattg atgaatcaagacttcacactcctgtttgaagaggaggtttccaacctgctgctccagaaatgggatccgttcttcagagatactgtcatcaaagaggccaagcggctcaccccaacacctgagctgcgccgaatgctgcaggccgcagagtctccaggaagtgaacttgatgaggcaccaa ttgggttaaagtcgatggtgttgagtacaaaggtggacttgttgtttgcagttccatggaggaagacatgccagtcttttgtcaaatag